The sequence below is a genomic window from Synechococcus sp. PCC 7335.
TATTCATCCGCAATTTTACTCACGTCCCAGCCCCAGTCAGCTTTCGCAATGACCATAGTCTGTATTCTAATACCAGTGCCCTTAATGCTCGCACTGGCTTGTCCGCTTGTGCCCACGCGATATTGAATCTGAGGAAAAGCCTGCTCGTGCTCTAAAGATAATCCCGAGCCTATCGTTTCTTGCTGGATCGAACCTAACAACTGCTGAACCAGTTGCCAGCGCTCCTTTAAGGGTAACTGTAATACTTGAGCTTGAAGCTCTTGCAATGTCACAGAGCACCTCCCTAGCTACGATACAAACGCTTGAATATTATCTACCCTACAACCAATATTTTACCTGACTTATTTCTAGATGTCCTTGGACACAGCACATTGACTGTGTTGGGCTCCGACCCAACATATTCCCAACAACAGCCAACACCACAATCAGAAAACGATAGGCCGTGAGCAGGTCTTAAAAACACTCGTATCAAGATGGTTTCATTGCGTATAAATACGCATTAGGCTAGTTGGGCGTAACATTTATGACCTCCACCTATGAGCAACTAGATATTCGTAATGTGGCAACTTATCCGGTTGCTGATGCTGCTCGCTACTTGGCTATTCCAGCG
It includes:
- a CDS encoding DUF433 domain-containing protein, whose translation is MTLQELQAQVLQLPLKERWQLVQQLLGSIQQETIGSGLSLEHEQAFPQIQYRVGTSGQASASIKGTGIRIQTMVIAKADWGWDVSKIADEYNLSTAQVAEALSFYEAHKAEIDDAIASEAALEAASYA